Proteins found in one Cellulomonas palmilytica genomic segment:
- the nuoH gene encoding NADH-quinone oxidoreductase subunit NuoH — MHTILLAEPVAPVTADFSNDTWWIWLIKAVAILVFLLTSVLFAIWFERKVVARMQVRPGPNVHGPFGLLQSLADAMKLLFKEDMTVKAADKVVYIVAPLIAVFCSLLTFAVIPLGPSVNMFGVETPLQLTDFPVAVLYILACASVGVYGIVLGGWSSNSTYPLLGGVRSTAQVISYELAMGLSLVSVFVLAGSMSTSQIVSSQTQLWWFLPLLPAFVIYVVSMVGETNRLPFDLPEAEGELVSGYMTEYSSMKFAWFFLAEYINMLNVSAVATTLFLGGWRAPFIPADHVLQTGWWPVLWFLAKLWALMFFFVWVRGSVLRFRYDQFMKLGWKVLIPAALAWLVLVAVVQGLRQFPEFADLELRTILFVIAGIVIVGVVISLFIPEKKREEAAAPPRVLDAFADGYPVPPLPGQVLPPSPRRARVPAGAPGEPDDDAQTDTKEVHGG; from the coding sequence GTGCACACGATCCTGCTCGCCGAGCCGGTCGCGCCGGTGACGGCCGACTTCTCGAACGACACGTGGTGGATCTGGCTCATCAAGGCCGTCGCGATCCTCGTGTTCCTGCTCACGAGCGTGCTGTTCGCGATCTGGTTCGAGCGCAAGGTCGTGGCGCGCATGCAGGTGCGCCCCGGCCCCAACGTGCACGGCCCGTTCGGCCTGCTGCAGTCGCTCGCCGACGCCATGAAGCTCCTGTTCAAGGAGGACATGACGGTCAAGGCGGCCGACAAGGTCGTCTACATCGTCGCGCCGCTCATCGCGGTGTTCTGCTCGCTGCTGACGTTCGCCGTGATCCCGCTCGGGCCGAGCGTGAACATGTTCGGCGTCGAGACGCCGCTGCAGCTCACGGACTTCCCGGTCGCGGTGCTCTACATCCTCGCGTGCGCGTCGGTCGGCGTGTACGGCATCGTGCTCGGCGGCTGGTCGTCGAACTCGACGTACCCGCTGCTCGGCGGCGTGCGCTCCACGGCGCAGGTCATCTCCTACGAGCTCGCGATGGGCCTGTCCCTGGTGAGCGTGTTCGTGCTCGCCGGGTCGATGTCGACCTCGCAGATCGTCTCCTCGCAGACGCAGCTGTGGTGGTTCCTGCCGCTGCTGCCCGCGTTCGTGATCTACGTGGTCTCGATGGTCGGCGAGACCAACCGCCTGCCGTTCGACCTGCCCGAGGCCGAGGGCGAGCTCGTGTCCGGTTACATGACCGAGTACTCGTCGATGAAGTTCGCGTGGTTCTTCCTCGCGGAGTACATCAACATGCTCAACGTCTCGGCCGTCGCGACGACGCTGTTCCTCGGCGGGTGGCGCGCGCCGTTCATCCCGGCGGACCACGTCCTGCAGACGGGCTGGTGGCCCGTGCTGTGGTTCCTGGCCAAGCTGTGGGCGCTCATGTTCTTCTTCGTCTGGGTGCGCGGCTCGGTGCTGCGGTTCCGGTACGACCAGTTCATGAAGCTCGGCTGGAAGGTGCTGATCCCGGCCGCGCTCGCGTGGCTCGTGCTCGTCGCCGTGGTCCAGGGCCTGCGCCAGTTCCCGGAGTTCGCGGACCTCGAGCTGCGCACGATCCTGTTCGTGATCGCGGGCATCGTGATCGTCGGCGTCGTGATCTCGCTGTTCATCCCCGAGAAGAAGCGCGAGGAGGCGGCCGCGCCGCCGCGCGTCCTCGACGCGTTCGCCGACGGCTACCCCGTCCCGCCCCTGCCCGGCCAGGTGCTCCCGCCGTCGCCGCGCCGTGCGCGCGTGCCCGCGGGCGCGCCGGGTGAGCCCGACGACGATGCGCAGACCG